The Glycine soja cultivar W05 chromosome 9, ASM419377v2, whole genome shotgun sequence sequence ATGCTATTGATGTTGATGACAATGATGGGAAACTTGCTAAATCAATTAGTGCTTCTACTCAAGAGCCTGAAATTAAGGTAGGTGATATATagtcctctctctttctctctctgtctctctctctctctgtggtGTGCCAAGGCTAACCCTATACTGTGTACATTGATAGCTCTTagataaatttgatttcaattgcAAACAGAAATTTGTAAATTGGTAGTTTTGATAGATGAATTCCTTGTGAGTTTAAATATGCATAGGTTTACGTCTCCCTGATGTAGGCATCTTTTTAGGCCAGACTGTGCATTTGCAGCAGAGGACATGCAACAAATTTATGCAGGGTGTGATGCAACCCTGTTCTGTGCAGATACAACATGATATTCATGTTGAATTGGTGCaatatcttttcctttttcagtCAAGGAAAGGGAACAAACAAGTTGCTAGTATAGCTATAATAGCATTGCCTGTGTAACATTCATTACTCCATTTTTCCAACTCCATTTATCAGAAAATTAATCATTctaatgaaggaaaaccaacCTCAATGCatcttaagatttttatttgtttcgcATCTGATGCATCTTTTTTCATGCTGCCATGCAGGAGCAACAACTAGCCACAGAAACTTCTagcaaaataaaccaaaaaggtTCTGAATTGTCTGAAACCAATAAGCAGAATGATCGAACACCATCTGATGCCCGGGTGAAGCAGATAAAAGATCAGCTTATCCAAGCTAAGGTCTATCTTTCCCTTCCAGTTGTAAAATCCAACCCACATCTCACTCGGGAGCTTCGATTACGGGTAAAAGAAGTTTCACGAACACTTGGGGAAGCAATCAAAGATTCTGATTTACCTAGGAAGTATGTTCACCTTTAGGAATTCTGTTATATCTATCTTCATGTTTCCCTGTTATGTTATGATTCTCGAGCTTGTACTTACCTCATTTAGTTTCTCTTTCTACCAATACCATAGACATAATGAATAGCTCAATTTCTGCTCTGAGCTACATATTTGTTCAGTCTTAATCTATATTTGTGCTAATGGCAGTGCAAATGAGAGAATGAGGGCGATGGAGCAGACACTGATGAAAGGAAAGCAAGCTCAAGATGATTGTGCTGCTGTTGTGAAGAAGCTTAGGGCTATGCTCCACTCATCGGAGGAGCAGCTTCatgttctcaagaagcagacTTTGTTCTTAACACAATTGACAGCAAAAACACTGCCCAAAGGTCTTCATTGTCTTCCATTGCGCCTTACTACTGAGTATCATAATATGAATTCTTCTCACCAACAATTCCCCCATCAAGAGAATTTAGAAGACCCCCATTTATACCATTATGCCATATTTTCAGACAACATATTAGCAACAGCTGTTGTTGTGAACTCAACTGTTTCCAATACTAAGGTAATCTTTACACTTTGAAAATTGTCTTGACATGTTTTTGGCTGCCAAGATCATTTAGAAACATCAAAGAAATTTGGTATGGCTGTTCTGTGGTGTAACTACACTTTATCTATCTAGTTTGAGTAATAAAAAACttgtttctatttcatttttggcctgagtttttaaaagatttaataaaacaaaaaatgaagaaactaaAAGCATCAATATCATTGATGCAAATGTTACTTTTGTTTCCTATTGACACCACTTGctcattatgatattttttttaattaatttgcagGATGCCTCAAAACATGTTTTCCACATTGTCACTGATAGACTCAATTACGCAGCGATGAGGATGTGGTTTTTGGTGAATCCACCTGGCAAGGCAACCATTCAAGTTCAAAACATTGAAGACTTTACATGGTTGAATGCAAGTTACAGTCCTGTTCTTAAACAGTTGGGTTCCCAATCCATGATTGATTATTACTTCAAGGCTCATCGAGTAACTTCTGATTCAAATCTTAAGTTTCGGAATCCAAAGTATTTGTCTATCTTGAACCACCTCCGGTTCTATCTGCCTGAGATCTTTCCAAAGCTCAACAAAGTGCTGTTTTTGGATGATGATATTGTTGTGCAGAAGGATCTGACTGATCTGTGGTCAATTGATTTGAAAGGCAACGTAAATGGTGCTGTAGAAACTTGTGGAGAAAGTTTTCACCGATTTGATCGCTATCTCAACTTCTCAAATCCTCTTATTGCGAAGAATTTTGACCCACATGCTTGTGGGTGGGCATATGGTATGAATGTCTTTGATTTAGCAGAATGGAAGAGGCAAAACATCACAGAGGTTTACCACAACTGGCAGAATCTGGTATGTGATGTACTTTGGGTTACTTTTCAAGTAGTATCGCTTGTGATTGATAGGTACTTTAATTATATGTAAGATTAGttacaaatattatttcatgaataaaattaattgaattacaaTTACTACTAAGATCCGGCTGATACCTAGTCATTTGGCAATTGTTCTTAATGGCCCTACGGGGAAAGTTGAGACAGACTATCTGAAAATGTAGGAAATAGTAATGCGTTCAATGATATTTAATTGGGTTGTGAAAGATGTGAATGTATggtttgttgtgtttttttttaaggtgaTATTCATTATGAATCCATTCAAACTGCATTTAGATTGCCATTAGTCCATCctgtttttgaaatattttgtttctttctgattttcttttctaattaaactaaaatgcAGAATCATGATAGACAACTATGGAAGTTAGGAACACTGCCACCAGGTCTCATAACATTCTGGAAACGCACTTTCCCGCTGAACCGATCTTGGCACATTTTAGGTCTTGGCTACAACCCCAATGTCAACCAAAGAGATATCGAGCAGTCTGCTGTTGTACACTATAATGGGAACATGAAACCGTGGCTTGAGATAAGTATTCCCAAGTTCCGACGTTACTGGACGAATTATGTTGATTATGATCATGTGTATTTGAGAGAATGCAACATCAATCCATAGATAGGTCGTTTTGGTATGTTTAATCATTGAAGTTTTCTTAGCATTTGCCAGCACCTTCTAGGTCTGCGATTCCATCTGTGTAGGGCTTCTACTTTTTTAAAGCTTTACAATTCTTTTTGTATACGTGTTCCTGTTTTTAAATTGGTATTTTTTGGTCTTGCAACCCTTGATCAGAAACCTGCAGAGAATGCTAACTGTACTTGTAAATGAAATGAAGAGGctagttctttttatttctttgtgattcttctttggcTCTATGTTTTAGATTGTACCCTCCCACCTCCCCTGCCCCTTTTTCAAAACAACTCGTCTTGTAgtcttccttttatttcttgtacatgtttttatttaagttgACACTCTTCAATAGTGTATCTAGCTTTGTACAACCCTGTGTAGAGTGCTAGCTACTCTTTTGCTACATGTAATAATACAATACCTTGtgcaatttattaattttaacccATCATTAATCCATTCTTgaatttgtttcttcttcctaTTGACATATAGCAATCAAATACCCTGgttatcatttcaatttagaTGGGTTTTTAGTACCTTTTTTTCAATCTCCTTAACTTGTCCAaaacttgtaaattttttttctgaaaaatgttttttatttataattacaaggaaaatatttttcttattttttctattttcattgtattttatacaattttctTAAATCAAGAAACGAAGTAAAGTAATgtagcatttttgtaattaaaaataaaagcagaaaacattttctcaatCCAAATAACCTCCAGGGATtccattttttactttatagaTGTAACTCTAGCAGCTGAAGCTATTTTCATTTTGGTTGGTGGGCTATCAAGCTAAGAGGTTTATTGTCTGGAGGATAAGAAAAGGCAAAGTTGTTGAATATAATAAACGTAGGAGGTTGGCTCCACCGGCAATGTAATGTCTATATTTGGTGGCTTGGTTAGTGCCTCTTCACGTTTTCAGTATCATGTttctgatctttttttttttttttcaagtggcAGGCAGAGTATGGACAGATAATGGTTAAGAAATGTTGCTATATATATAAACGGAGAAAAGTAGAAGTACAAGTATGCTCAAGTGTGCATGCTTGTGACTTGATTATTTATGAATATAAGATGGAAGTAGGTTTGAGTGGAGTGAAGAATGCATCAAAAAAATGTTCATGTAACACCAAAAAAAACATGGGGAATAATTAATGcgaaattattttagtttaattagatgttttaggtttgaattttttatatgtaaatatattaaatatttagagaaaGAGCTTTAtcaatcataataattttatttaattcaaacataattagttttaataaaagataGGCATAATCTagactaaaaaaaaatgtcatgtgGTTTACACGATAACCTATTTTGGTAGGGATCCATTTACAGATCTGTCACCCAATAGGACATGCATAGAAATGATGACAATTCAGCACAACAACAAGTATCTTCAAAGAATcaacacttttgttttcacgTGGTGGTGGAACCcattgtgtttattttattgacaagtatttttttattttgtgtgtgtgtgtgtgtgtggaggGTGTTTCTTATTATGATCACGTGCGTTTCCATAGGGGGGAATGggctttcttgagaaaatgaTAGTACAAGTCACAATAGCCCGAAATTGGACAACAAAAGTGTGAACTGTCAGTGATTTGTGAAGATAACCGATAAGAAAAAATGTGGTTTAGAGAAAAGTAATGAAAGAGACTTTGGAGCAAAAATataattgctttaattttttttaacttgcccATGTACAGGTGCAGGGTATATATTAATTGGCATCTCGAGTGAGGAAACTTGTTAAGTAAGAAAGTGGAAGTTTTGTACATTATTGATTTGAAATGAACTaattttataagatattttagttCATATATAAATGGTACTAGTTGGTAAGGTCTTATTTTGATCACTGGGGCTCAATTGGAAACTAATGACAATTAATTCCTGGTGACTTGTTGGATGTACAAAAATTTAAGTAACTTAGTGGAtataaaaatcatgaatttgatGTAAATAAATGAACTTTGAAATATGATATTAATGGTgagtagttttaaaaaaaattcttaaacaaaagataatgataataataatagtgaCAACGACAACAATAAGAGTGATATGAATATTTAGTTCTCGGTGGCAGG is a genomic window containing:
- the LOC114367839 gene encoding probable galacturonosyltransferase 4, producing MVAVRNIVLLLLCITVVAPIVLYTDRLGTFESPSNKQEFIEDVTAFAFSAADFSHLNLLPQETSTAVKEPVRVVYTEEDSTNKRNLPQGLQLVKSREHVFARMLSTTTEEDLAKKENPIKLVTDGIKQGNQGDASGENVNGEDAIDVDDNDGKLAKSISASTQEPEIKEQQLATETSSKINQKGSELSETNKQNDRTPSDARVKQIKDQLIQAKVYLSLPVVKSNPHLTRELRLRVKEVSRTLGEAIKDSDLPRNANERMRAMEQTLMKGKQAQDDCAAVVKKLRAMLHSSEEQLHVLKKQTLFLTQLTAKTLPKGLHCLPLRLTTEYHNMNSSHQQFPHQENLEDPHLYHYAIFSDNILATAVVVNSTVSNTKDASKHVFHIVTDRLNYAAMRMWFLVNPPGKATIQVQNIEDFTWLNASYSPVLKQLGSQSMIDYYFKAHRVTSDSNLKFRNPKYLSILNHLRFYLPEIFPKLNKVLFLDDDIVVQKDLTDLWSIDLKGNVNGAVETCGESFHRFDRYLNFSNPLIAKNFDPHACGWAYGMNVFDLAEWKRQNITEVYHNWQNLNHDRQLWKLGTLPPGLITFWKRTFPLNRSWHILGLGYNPNVNQRDIEQSAVVHYNGNMKPWLEISIPKFRRYWTNYVDYDHVYLRECNINP